From the Clarias gariepinus isolate MV-2021 ecotype Netherlands chromosome 3, CGAR_prim_01v2, whole genome shotgun sequence genome, one window contains:
- the LOC128519177 gene encoding arylamine N-acetyltransferase, pineal gland isozyme NAT-10-like, producing MDLQEYFRRIGFSKVHEKPDLATLRIIHKLHVMSIPFENLSIHCGERNTLDLNIIYEKIVRNSRGGWCCENNLLFSWVLREMGYKYTTLGSKVFNTLKNDFNPLDSHLINMVEIEGKSYITDVSFGVSSQIWYPLEMISGKDQEQPGGIFRLVNDGERWALEKSGRKPLVQDKAFANSSLVDKRLMKTIYSFVLMPRGTDHFLNTCEFLQTSPESLFTQKSICSLQTPTGFRALIGWTYSEVTFNPEEDNDIIKMSEVADSEIETILKEKFNIVLVNKLTPINNKAAYKL from the coding sequence ATGGATCTTCAGGAATATTTCAGAAGGATCGGGTTCAGCAAAGTGCATGAGAAACCCGATCTGGCCACGCTCCGCATTATTCACAAACTGCACGTGATGAGCATTCCCTTCGAGAACCTCAGCATCCACTGTGGAGAGCGGAACACCTTGGATCTGAACATAATTTATGAGAAGATTGTGAGAAACTCTCGTGGAGGATGGTGCTGTGAAAACAACCTGCTCTTCTCCTGGGTGCTGAGAGAGATGGGCTACAAATACACCACGCTGGGCTCAAAAGTGTTCAACACGCTCAAAAATGACTTCAACCCCTTGGATTCACACCTTATAAACATGGTGGAGATCGAAGGCAAGTCGTATATCACTGATGTGAGTTTTGGAGTGTCGAGCCAAATCTGGTACCCGTTAGAAATGATTTCAGGGAAAGATCAAGAGCAGCCGGGGGGGATTTTCCGTCTGGTGAACGATGGTGAAAGATGGGCACTGGAGAAGAGTGGAAGGAAACCTCTGGTCCAGGATAAAGCCTTTGCCAATTCCAGCCTTGTTGACAAACGCCTGATGAAGACGATTTACTCTTTCGTTTTAATGCCACGTGGGACTGATCATTTTCTGAACACATGCGAGTTCCTGCAGACCAGCCCAGAGTCTCTGTTCACTCAAAAATCCATTTGTTCCCTCCAGACACCCACTGGATTCAGAGCTCTGATTGGTTGGACCTACAGCGAGGTCACATTTAATCCTGAAGAAGATAATGACATCATCAAGATGAGCGAAGTAGCTGACAGTGAAATCGAGACCATACTCAAGGAAAAGTTTAATATCGTCTTGGTTAATAAACTCACACCAATAAACAACAAAGCTGCTTATAAACTGTAG
- the LOC128519158 gene encoding uncharacterized protein LOC128519158 isoform X1: MEKFLRFLKTDRELDDATLSAFREEKIDCYAINSMTDEQLQMYIPKFGDRIAIRLYCKREVAALEENPVVSKATGKTTPALHGKQAKKRKLTDNRSEKLCGNRNGQKTERCYQMGVFEEVRGSFVQIKVQRGGGTRQLKALKSTTMRELLEYGKKLFFPNGKNKLGHINEFELKLRDFTEKELDPQTTLGEQYEMRKVRMLRLYLSCKRTDTPRSESTETTGSESFQRGNTKLGDTPPMDPVEIVQVKPQATKLRLRKGNVFQDLNAAFTDGLISLYECLVDVEMVLPSGSTKKGEDNGGILRDALSEYWGTFFMNCTAGRTLRVPMTRHDMKDEWENVAKVIILGYNTVQYFPIVLAKPFLYYCLGLEIDEDELFAAFLEIVTQEEKQLVEEAMRDFTSVSGREEWAEFLDAHDVKLVITDNNAKQILLDVAHKEIVQDPAYIAECWSPILRELILPPGGLDELITSLNPTAKKVVAVLRHETLNQRENQIMGYLKRFIKNSSDVRLRKFLRFCTGADLLVAKFIHARFIQPKSFSTRGPQSHTCGCVLEVPNNYTSYLELAEEFANVLDADI, translated from the exons atggaaaagtttCTTCGTTTTCTCAAAACCGACAGAGAGTTGGATGACGCGACTTTGTCAGCGTTTCGAGAAGAGAAG ATTGACTGCTATGCCATCAATAGTATGACAGATGAGCAACTACAGATGTACATCCCCAAATTTGGAGACAGAATAGCAATAAGGCTGTACTGCAAAAGAGAAGTAGCTGCATTGGAAGAAAATCCCGTAGTATCTAAAGCCACGGGAAAAACCACGCCAGCACTGCATGGAAAGCAGGCCAAAAAGAGGAAGCTTACTGATAATCGTTCAGAAAAACTCTGTGGAAACAGAAATGGCCAAAAAACTGAGCGATGTTACCAGATGGGAGTGTTCGAAGAGGTCCGTGGCTCCTTCGTCCAAATCAAAGTGCAGCGAGGTGGCGGGACCAGACAATTAAAGGCTTTGAAGAGCACTACCATGAGGGAGCTTCTGGAGTACGGCAAGAAGCTGTTCTTTCCAAACGGAAAAAATAAACTAGGGCATATAAATGAATTCGAGCTGAAATTAAGAGACTTTACAGAAAAAGAACTCGATCCCCAAACAACATTAGGTGAACAATACGAAATGAGGAAGGTAAGGATGCTGAGATTGTATCTGTCTTGCAAGAGAACAGACACACCCAGAAGCGAGAGTACAGAAACAACCGGAAGTGAGAGCTTCCAAAGAGGAAATACAAAACTAGGTGACACTCCACCAATGGACCCTGTTGAAATAGTGCAAGTTAAGCCACAGGCCACCAAGTTAAGGCTTCGTAAAGGAAATGTTTTCCAAGATCTCAATGCAGCTTTCACAGACGGTTTAATATCCCTCTATGAGTGTCTCGTGGATGTCGAGATGGTCCTACCCAGTGGTAGCACCAAGAAAGGAGAAGACAACGGTGGAATTCTCAGAGATGCATTGAGTGAGTACTGGGGTACCTTTTTCATGAATTGTACAGCAGGAAGAACATTAAGGGTCCCCATGACAAGACATGACATGAAAGATGAATGGGAAAATGTAGCCAAAGTGATAATCCTTGGTTACAATACTGTTCAATACTTCCCCATTGTGTTGGCCAAACCTTTCCTGTATTACTGCCTTGGACTTGAAATCGACGAGGATGAGCTCTTTGCAGCATTTTTGGAGATCGTTACTCAAGAGGAAAAGCAGCTTGTTGAAGAAGCAATGAGAGATTTTACATCCGTCTCTGGAAGAGAAGAATGGGCCGAATTCTTGGACGCTCATGATGTGAAACTTGTCATCACTGATAATAATGCCAAGCAGATCTTACTTGATGTGGCTCACAAAGAAATTGTGCAGGATCCAGCTTACATAGCAGAGTGTTGGAGTCCAATTTTGAGAGAACTAATACTTCCACCAGGAGGACTGGATGAACTGATAACTAGTCTCAATCCAACAGCTAAGAAAGTTGTGGCCGTACTAAGACATGAAACACTGAACCAGAGAGAAAACCAGATCATGGGTTATCTGAAGAGGTTTATCAAGAACTCCAGTGATGTTCGCCTCAGGAAGTTTCTGCGTTTTTGCACAG GAGCTGATCTCCTTGTCGCAAAGTTTATCCATGCACGGTTCATTCAGCCAAAGAGTTTCTCCACAAGAGGTCCCCAGTCTCACACCTGTGGATGTGTGTTGGAAGTTCCAAATAATTATACTTCGTACCTTGAGCTTGCAGAAGAGTTTGCAAACGTCCTTGATGCAGACATATAG
- the LOC128519158 gene encoding uncharacterized protein LOC128519158 isoform X2 — translation MTDEQLQMYIPKFGDRIAIRLYCKREVAALEENPVVSKATGKTTPALHGKQAKKRKLTDNRSEKLCGNRNGQKTERCYQMGVFEEVRGSFVQIKVQRGGGTRQLKALKSTTMRELLEYGKKLFFPNGKNKLGHINEFELKLRDFTEKELDPQTTLGEQYEMRKVRMLRLYLSCKRTDTPRSESTETTGSESFQRGNTKLGDTPPMDPVEIVQVKPQATKLRLRKGNVFQDLNAAFTDGLISLYECLVDVEMVLPSGSTKKGEDNGGILRDALSEYWGTFFMNCTAGRTLRVPMTRHDMKDEWENVAKVIILGYNTVQYFPIVLAKPFLYYCLGLEIDEDELFAAFLEIVTQEEKQLVEEAMRDFTSVSGREEWAEFLDAHDVKLVITDNNAKQILLDVAHKEIVQDPAYIAECWSPILRELILPPGGLDELITSLNPTAKKVVAVLRHETLNQRENQIMGYLKRFIKNSSDVRLRKFLRFCTGADLLVAKFIHARFIQPKSFSTRGPQSHTCGCVLEVPNNYTSYLELAEEFANVLDADI, via the exons ATGACAGATGAGCAACTACAGATGTACATCCCCAAATTTGGAGACAGAATAGCAATAAGGCTGTACTGCAAAAGAGAAGTAGCTGCATTGGAAGAAAATCCCGTAGTATCTAAAGCCACGGGAAAAACCACGCCAGCACTGCATGGAAAGCAGGCCAAAAAGAGGAAGCTTACTGATAATCGTTCAGAAAAACTCTGTGGAAACAGAAATGGCCAAAAAACTGAGCGATGTTACCAGATGGGAGTGTTCGAAGAGGTCCGTGGCTCCTTCGTCCAAATCAAAGTGCAGCGAGGTGGCGGGACCAGACAATTAAAGGCTTTGAAGAGCACTACCATGAGGGAGCTTCTGGAGTACGGCAAGAAGCTGTTCTTTCCAAACGGAAAAAATAAACTAGGGCATATAAATGAATTCGAGCTGAAATTAAGAGACTTTACAGAAAAAGAACTCGATCCCCAAACAACATTAGGTGAACAATACGAAATGAGGAAGGTAAGGATGCTGAGATTGTATCTGTCTTGCAAGAGAACAGACACACCCAGAAGCGAGAGTACAGAAACAACCGGAAGTGAGAGCTTCCAAAGAGGAAATACAAAACTAGGTGACACTCCACCAATGGACCCTGTTGAAATAGTGCAAGTTAAGCCACAGGCCACCAAGTTAAGGCTTCGTAAAGGAAATGTTTTCCAAGATCTCAATGCAGCTTTCACAGACGGTTTAATATCCCTCTATGAGTGTCTCGTGGATGTCGAGATGGTCCTACCCAGTGGTAGCACCAAGAAAGGAGAAGACAACGGTGGAATTCTCAGAGATGCATTGAGTGAGTACTGGGGTACCTTTTTCATGAATTGTACAGCAGGAAGAACATTAAGGGTCCCCATGACAAGACATGACATGAAAGATGAATGGGAAAATGTAGCCAAAGTGATAATCCTTGGTTACAATACTGTTCAATACTTCCCCATTGTGTTGGCCAAACCTTTCCTGTATTACTGCCTTGGACTTGAAATCGACGAGGATGAGCTCTTTGCAGCATTTTTGGAGATCGTTACTCAAGAGGAAAAGCAGCTTGTTGAAGAAGCAATGAGAGATTTTACATCCGTCTCTGGAAGAGAAGAATGGGCCGAATTCTTGGACGCTCATGATGTGAAACTTGTCATCACTGATAATAATGCCAAGCAGATCTTACTTGATGTGGCTCACAAAGAAATTGTGCAGGATCCAGCTTACATAGCAGAGTGTTGGAGTCCAATTTTGAGAGAACTAATACTTCCACCAGGAGGACTGGATGAACTGATAACTAGTCTCAATCCAACAGCTAAGAAAGTTGTGGCCGTACTAAGACATGAAACACTGAACCAGAGAGAAAACCAGATCATGGGTTATCTGAAGAGGTTTATCAAGAACTCCAGTGATGTTCGCCTCAGGAAGTTTCTGCGTTTTTGCACAG GAGCTGATCTCCTTGTCGCAAAGTTTATCCATGCACGGTTCATTCAGCCAAAGAGTTTCTCCACAAGAGGTCCCCAGTCTCACACCTGTGGATGTGTGTTGGAAGTTCCAAATAATTATACTTCGTACCTTGAGCTTGCAGAAGAGTTTGCAAACGTCCTTGATGCAGACATATAG